Sequence from the Myxococcota bacterium genome:
GTCGAAGAACTCGCGGGCGAGACGCTTCAGACCCGCCTCGAGCACCTCGGTCTGCCGATCGGCGACCTGCCCTTCCTGGATGATGCAGGAGTAGTGGTCCATGGATTCTCCTCGGCGCGCCGTTGTGAGTTCAGAATCTAGACTATAGTGTCCAGGCCGGCAATACGACCTTAAAGGAGACGACGCGAATGCTGAAAGTCATCGGCGCCCTGCTCTCGCCCTGGGTGCGGCGGGTGGTGGTCACGCTCGAGGAGAAGGGCATCGCCTACGAGCACGACGGGTTCTTCCCGACGGGCGAGCTTCCCGAGGACTTCAAGCGGAAGAGCCCGCTCGGGCTCGTGCCCGTCCTCGAGACCGACGAGGGCCCGATCGCCGACTCGGAGGCGATCGTCCAGTACCTGGAAGCGCGCTTTCCGGAAGTGCCGCTCCTCCCGAAGGAGCCCTACGCCCTGGCGCGGACCACCTGGTTCTCGGCGTTCGCAGCGGCCGTGTTCCGCCACGAGGGAACCCTCTTCTATCAGCTCGCCCTGCGCGGACACCTGATGAAGCAAGAGCCCGACATGGTCGCCGTCGAAGTGGCCCGGAAGGCGGTGCCGCCGCTGCTCCGCTACCTGGACGGCGAGCTCTCGGGGAAGACCTACCTGGTCGGCGACACGTTCTCGCTGGGCGACCTGACCGTCGCGAGCGTGCTGCTCAACTACCTGCACACCGGCGAGCGCATCGATGCCAGCGAGTACCCGGCCCTGCGCGCCTTCCTCGACCGCGTGTTCGCGCGCCCCACCTTCGCGCGCCGCATCGAAGCCGATCTCTCGATGCTCTCCGGGCTCTCGACCGCCAGCGTGCCGGACTAGGAAATCGCGACCAGGAACGCGCTAGAAGGTCTCTTTGTAGGGACGGAGGTCCAGTTCGAGGGTCCAGGTGGTGCGGTCCTGGCCGTGGAGCATCCACATCGCGTCCGCAATGGCGTCCGTCGAGAGCATCCCGTCCTCGCCGAGGTGTTCGACCGCGCCGGGGAAGCGGCTCTTCACCTGGTCTCCCAGGATGACGCCGTCGATGATCAAGTGCGCCACGTGGAGCCCCTGCGCACCGAACTGGCGGGCGAGCCCGTGGGCCACGGCTCGCTCCGCGGCCTTCGCCGACGCGAACGCGATGAAGGGCGGACGTGAGCGCATCGAGGCGGTGGCCCCCGTGAAGATCAGCGTGCCCCCATCGTTCGCCGGCATCCGGCGCGCCGCTTCCTGGCCCGCAAGAAATGCGCCGAAACCGCAGACCCGCCATGACGCCTCGAACTCGTCGGGGGTCATCTCGAGCAGGTCCTTCGGGAAGTTGTTCCCAGCGTTGTAGACGACCAGCTTCGGAGGGGCGCTGGCGTCGGCCTCGACCCGGTCGAAGAGGCCCGTGACGTCGGCCGGCAAGGTGCAGTCGGTGACGACCGGCGTGGCCACGCCACCGTCGGCTTCGATCTGCTTGGCGACCGCCTCGAGCTTCGTGAGCGTCCGACCCGCGACGAATACGTGGAGCCCTTCGCGCGCGAAGCGGCGCGATGCTGCCGCCCCCACGCCTTCCAGTGCGCCGACCCCTGCGACGATTGCGCTTTCCATGCTCGGTCCCTCCTGGTCCTTCGGACGCGCGCGAGCCTCTAGAGTACGAAATCTAGACTGATGGCGGAGGTGTCGCTAGTCTGTTCCGCAATGAAATGGAGCGAAGTCGGGACCCAGGTGTGTTCGCTGGCGCGGAGTCTCTCCGTCGTCGGGGATCCGTGGACCCTGCTCTTCCTGCGCGAAGCGTTCACCGGAACCACCCGGTTCGAGGATTTCCTGTCGGGAACCGGCGCCAGCCGGGCGATCGCCACCGAGCGCCTGGGCGACCTCGTCGCTCACGGTGTCCTCGAGCGCCGCGAGTACCTCGAAGCACCGCGACGCTACGAGTACCTCCTGACGCCGATGGGACGCGACCTCCTGCCGGTGATTCTGACGCTGGTGCAGTGGGGGGACGCATGGCTGAGCGACGGCGACCCGGCTCCCGCGCGCCTCACCCATGCGACCTGCGGTGCGTCGGACGGCTACGAGCTGCGCTGCAAGTCCTGCGACGAACCGGTCGGCACCGACGTCCGCGTCGACTACCGGCCCGGCGCCTGGGCGACCGGACGCAAGACGACGAAGAAGCGCCTGCGTCCCCGCGAGCGCGACGCGCGCTAGCGCACGGCGCGTGCGACATGGACTCGGTGTGCTGCCGCCCGAGTAAGCCCGCGCTACCGAACGGCGCTCCCCTCGCTGAGCGCCGCTGCCTGCGCCCGCGCCCGGGCGGCCCCCGCCGGATCGTCGAGGTCCGTCCGGAGCGCGGAGAGTCGACTCCAGAGAGCGGCATCGTTCGGCCTGCGGTCGAGAAACGCTGCGGCCATGCTCGCCGCACCTGCTCGCGACTCCGACTTCTCCGTCGCGTCGACCGCCCTCAAGGCCGCCGCGGCGATCTTGTCTTCCAGGTGAGCGCGCTCGCTTTCCGCCCAGTCGTCGTAGACCTCCGGAGCGAAGGGCCCCCGGTAGAGCGCAAGGAGCGCCTCGGTATCGACCTCGCTCGCAATGGCCCGTTCGAGACGCGCCACGTCCCAGGCATCGCGAAACGCCGTCGACACCCCGACGCGATCGCCCTCCAGCGTCAGTGGGTCCTCACCGAGGCCACGCAGCGCCGAGCGCAGTCGCGAGAGCGCCACGCGCAGACTATTGCCCGCTTGTCTGGACGAGCGATCCGGCCACAGCTCCACCTGAAGCTGCTCGCGCCGAACGCCGCGAGGCCCCGCGCAGAGGACCCGCAACAGCAGGCGCTTCGCGGTCGCACCCCGCCAGGCCGCATCGGGAAGGACGGTCCCGCTACGGGACACCTCGATCCCGCCAAAGCTCCGGATCGACCAGCCGAGTGCCGGATGCCCAGCTGGCGAGAGCGCTTGGGGAGCCACCCACCCGATGTCGAACTGCTGGGCGCGGTTCGCTGCCCACTCGAGGAGCTGCGGCTCGACCTCGGGCGCCAGATCGCGGAGCTGGGCACTGGCGGCGAGCTTGCTCGCCTTCGTGAGCCAGCGCATGCAACTGCGGGAGTCGGATGCCAAATCGGCAACCCGCGCACACTGGACTCCACTTCCCCACCCAGAGAGAGGCAGATCGGGGGCCTCCACCCTACGACCGAGCGTACGCACCGCCTGCAGCGCTTCTTTCGCGGCGCCGCACTCCGCTAGCACCCTTGCTGCCAACGCGGCTCGGAAATAGTGGAGGCTCCGGTGCCGCGTCTCGTTCATCTTCAGAAAGAGACCGAGCGAACTGCGTGCAGTTTCCGCCGCCAACGCGGGCTGGCCCGCCAGCCAGAGTTCGCGAGCGCACAGGGCCTGCATATGGGCCACGTGGTCGCGTTGCCGGGTCGTGCTCGTCAACCGCCCGGATCGCTCGAACTCGCGACGCGCCCCGTCGACGTCTCCGCCCTGGCGCAGCAAATGCCCGAGGATCTCCCCCGCGCGGGCCTCGTCGAAGGTCAGCCGAAAATCGGCGAACGCGTCGCGCGCGCGGGTCGCTACGGCTGCGTGAGCCTTTGCGCCGGCGCTGCGCATCCCGAGAATGAAGGCCCGCTCCATCTCCAGGACGAAATAGGTGGGGTTCTCGTCACCTTCCGTATCGCGAAGCGCCTTCTCGATCAGCTCCAAAGACTCATCCCAACGCCCTTGGAGGCGCAGGAGCACGAGGCGAAGCACCCGCACGGCGGAAGCGCGGGGGTCCAGCCGACGCAGGATGGTATCGGCGATTCCTACGCGTCCTGCGAGCAGCGCGGAGACGGCAACCCCGACGAACCCCATGGTGCGCACCCGCGGTTCCGTGGCGAGACTCCGCAGCGACATCGCCCGCTTCGCAATGACCCGCATCCGATCCATGCGATTTCGATTCGCGGCGATGACTCCCGCATCCGTGAGCGCGGAGATCTCCCGGACGCGATCGCGGGCCGCGCGAAACCGGTCGGCCACCTCCATCAAGGCGTCGAGCGCGGCGTCCATGTCGACGCGGCGCAGCTGCAGGGCGGCCAGGTAGTCGAGACCGGGGCGCCCCTGTCGAAGTCGCTCGGGAACCCGCGGCAGGAACTCCTCGACCCACGAATCGCGGCCGTGGTTCAACCACTCGCGCCCCTCCCGCTCGAGAACATCCGCGAGCGCCTCCCAAGACTCGGACTCGACGTACAGGGCCGCGGCGCGCGATGGATCGGCGGCGTCCAGTAGTCGAGCCAGCCGCGCGTTTCGCGCGAGCCACGCCGCGCGACCCTGCTGCTCACGGACTCGGCTGAGCAACAGCTCGCGCCAGAGCTGGTGAACGAAGACCCGGCCGCCCTCGTGAAGCAACAGCCCTCGATCGATCGCGGTTTGGATTCCCGAAGCCGGAACCTCCTCGGGCAGCGCATCGGCGAGCCGTTCGCGCGGGACCGCACCGAGGATGGCCGCGGTTTCGGCGACGGCGACCGCCTCCGGGCCCTCCCCGCTCAGGAGCTCGCCCGCGACGAAATCAAAGAGGCTTCCCTGCCGGGCCAGATTGTCCACGAAATCGGGGCGCTCGTGGGCTTCCAACTGGGCGAGCGCGCGCGCCGCCAGCACGACGCCCGTCACCCAACCCCGGGTCTGCGTGAGCAGCCGGTCTGCGTCGTCTGGGGTGGCCGCGACTCCGGTCGCATCGAGAACGGCGCGCACCTGGTCACCACGCAACTCGAGATCGCCGGGGCCGACTTCCACCAGCCCGTCCGACGCCGACAGCCGCGCACTCACCAGCGGCGGCGCACCGCGTGTCGCCACGACGAAGCGCAGCTGGCGCGGGGACTCGCGAAGCAGGGTTCCTACCAGCCGGTCCGTTCCCGAGTCGCGACCGATCAGGTGGTAGTTGTCGAGGAACAAGGTGACGGGTTCGGGCAAGCGCGCGACGTCGTCGCGCAGGTAGCGCCAGATCTCGGCCGGAGCGTGGCGCTCGAGATGCGGAATCGCTTTGAGCAGCCAGGTACCGAAGGGCGGATCAACCCCAGCCGGCCCCAGCGATTCCCGAATCGCCGGGATCAGGTCCTCGACGAAGAGCGCGGGGTTCGCGTGAAGCTCGTCGAGCTCCAACCACACCGAGGGCGCCGCGCCCAGTCGCGCGCGCCAGGCCCGCAGCAACGTCGTCTTCCCGCTGCCGCCCGGTGCCGTCACCAGCGTGAGAGGCGCTTCGAGCGCGCCGTCCCAGACTTCGAGCAAACCGGGACGGATCCCGAGGCCGAGGAGCGGCGCCCCTCGCCCGAAGTCGACTCGCGCGGACATTGGTCCAGTCTACCCGGCACCCCTCCCCGCCCGAGGAAGTTCCTGGTTCGCGGCGTCCGACGTGCCGAAACCTGCTGGAACGCGCGCTTGGCATTACATGTTGCCGGCTCCGGGTTGCGGTTCGCTTCCGCTGCGGCGCCGCCAGCGGTGGAGAATCCCCAGCCAACCGGCACCCGCGGCGAGCAGCGACACCGCCCCCGGTTCCGGAAGCACCCGGAGGTCGGCCTCCCGGGCCTGAGCCTGCGGCCGACGCCACGGCCCGTGCGGCGGGTTCGCCTTCTGGGTGATCCCCGGGGCATCGCCCGAGAACGGCGCGTGCAACACCCGGGCCCGCCAGCGGTAGAGCGTGTCGGCGCTCAACCCCAGGAGCGTCTCGGTGAGGGTGACACCGGTCGCCGTCGCGGTGACGTCGGTCCAGTTCGTGGAGACCTGGCTGCCACACACGACGTTCCCGAAGGGCGCGCCTGGCGGACACCACTCGACCTCGAGCTTCACGAGCCCGCGACCGGCCGGATGCGTCGCCGGGAGTGTGACGTCGAAGCCGTTGAGGTTCGAAAGGCCCCACGGCGGGATTTCGTCGCCGCCGCCGGCCTGGTACTGCCGAGGCAACGCCGGCCGTCCGAACTCGGGCCCGGACAAGACGACGAAGGCGGCGCCCTCGTCCGTCTGGCCCGCGTCGTATTCGGGAGCGCCGACCACGAGGTCGGCGAAGCCGTCGTGGTTCACGTCACCTGCGGACGCGACCGCCCAGCCGAGTTCGGCGCCCGCCTGGTCGCTCTCGATCCACGCGGCCGCGGTCGAAACGTCACCACTCGCGATCCCCGTGGCGCTCCCGAGGTAGACGAACGCCACGCCCTCGTCGGTCTCACCGTTGTCGTAGCGCGGTGAGCCGATCACCACGTCGGGGAAGCCATCTCCGTTGACGTCGCCGGCCGCAGCCACGCTGGCCCCGAAGCTGGACGTCGCCTGCCCTGACGAGAACGTCGTGTCTGCCGCACCGACGGACCCATTCGGGATCTTGGGGCTGCTCCCGTGGAACAGGAAGGCGCGCCCCTCGTTGTCGTTCCCTGGACCGGCGTCGTAGGACTGCGCGCCGACGATCACGTCCGCGAAACCGTCGCCGTTCACGTCTCCGGCCGAGGCCACGCTGAAGCCGAACGAGGACGACGCCTGGTCACTGTCCAGTTGTGTCGAGTCGTCGACGAACACGCTGCTGTCTCCGTAGAAGACGAACGCGGAGCCCGCGTTGATGGCGGTGGTATCGGAGAGGTTCGCCCCCACGATGGCATCGGCGAACCCGTCGCCGTTGACGTCTCCCGCGCCGGCGATGGAGCTCCCCAACCGCGAGCCCACGGGGCCGAAGAAGTTCTGCGTCGCCGTGCCCGGGTTCCCGTTGCCCACGCCTCCGGGCCCCCCGGCGAAGAACAGGACCAGGCCGTTCGAGAACCCGATCCCGGGGTCGTCTTCCCAGAACGGCGCGCCCAACGCGACGTCGCCGTAGCCGTCTCCGTTCATGTCGCCGACGGACGCGACCATCGTGCCGAGGCCAATCGCCGCGCTCGCCTGGTCGACCTCGAGGGTGGCGTCGGCGGTTCCCGGGTTGCCGTCCGCGATGCCGCTGGCGCTGCCGTGGAAGACGAAAGCGACGCCCTCGTCGACCTGCCCGTTGTCGTAGCCGTCGGTCCCGACGATGACGTCGTCGAAGCCGTCGCCGTTGACGTCACCGGCGGTCGACACGCGGTTGCCGAGGCCTCCGCCTACCTGGTTGCTCTCGAGCTGAGCGTGGGCGGTCGCCGGGATCGCATCCGGAAAGCCGCTCGCCGTTCCCAGGAACAGGAAGGCCGCGCCTTCGTCCGCCTCGCCGGCGTCATAGCCCTGGGCGCCGATGATCAGGTCACCGAAGCCGTCGCCGTTGATGTCCCCCGCCGACGCGACGGAGCGGCCCAGGTCGGCGTCGGCCTGGTTGCTCTCGAACCGGGTCGCGGCGTCGCCGACCGAGGAGTCCGCCAGACCGTCGCCGCCGCCGTGGTAGATGAACGCGGCGCCTTCGGAGTTCTCGCCGTCGTCGAACAGGGGCGCACCGATGATCACATCGGCGTATCCGTCACCATTGACGTCCCCTGCGCCGGCCACGCTATCTCCAGAATTTGCACCGCCCTGGTTCGGTTCGAGGACCGCGTAGGCGTTCGACGGGTCGCCGTCGCCCGTACCGCCCGGGCCGCCGAGGTAGACGAAGACAGCGCCCGCGTTCGACAGCGGCGCATCATAGAAATCCGCACCGATCGCCACGTCCGCATACCCATCGCCGTTCACGTCACCGAGCCCGGCCACTTCGGAACCCCAGAACGCGCCGGCTTGCCCGCCCACGAAGGTCGCGTCCGCAGATAGCGGCCCGGCGCTGGGGATGCCTGCCGGACCTCCGTGAAAGAGGAGTGCGATCCCTTCGGTCGTGTTGCAAGCGCCGCTGCCAACCAGGACATCCGCATAGCCATCGCCGTTGACGTCGCCCGCGCTGTCGAGCGAGCGGCCGAGGTCGCAGTCGACGCTGTCGCCCTCGAGCTGGGTGGCGGCTTGGGCGGGGCCACCCGACGGAACGCCGGCGGCACTGCCGTGGAACACGAAGACCGCCCCTTCGTCCGATTGCCCCGCGTCGTAGCCGATCGCGCCGACCATCACGTCGTCGTACCCGTCCCCATTGACATCGCCTGCAGACGACACGCTGAAACCCAGATTCGCGATGGTCTGATTGGAGTCGAGCTGGGTATCTGCAGTGCTCGGCCCCCCGCTCGAGATCCCGGTCGCGCTCCCGTGGAAGACCCACGCGGCCCCATCGTTGGCGCTCCCCGGAGCATCGTAGAAGTGGGCTCCCACGATCACGTCGCCGTACCCGTCCCCGTTCACATCGCCCGCCGAGTCAACGCTCACGCCGAAGAAGCCATCGACCTGGTTGCCCTGGAGCACGGCGTGGGCGGTCGACGGATCGCCATCCGGAACCCCAGCAGGGCCGCCGAGGAAGAGGAAGGCGGCACCCTCCTGAGACTCGCCATCGCTGTAGCGCTGACTGCCCACGATGACGTCGTCGTAACCATCACCGTTGATGTCACCGGCGCCCGCTGCACTGATGATCCGCACGCCCGCCTGGTCCGTCTCGAGCTGGGCCTGCGCACTCGCCGTGCCGGCGTCGGGAACCCCAGTCGGCCCGCCCAGGAAGACGAAAGCGGCCCCTTCGTCGACCTCTCCGGCGTCGAAGGCACCAGCGACCACGATGACATCGGCGTAGCCGTCTGCGTTCACGTCCCCGGCCGACTCGACCCAGGTACCGAAGAACGCAGTCGCTTGATCACCTGTGAGCGTCGTATCGTCGATGGCCGCAAGGATCGGATCGATCACGACGGGATAGCGGGCGCCAGCGTCATCGACGCGCAGCTCGAAGCGCGTGCCGGAAACCCGCTGCATCCGCGACGGCAGCTCGCGCCCGTTCGCATCGAAGGCGACCAGCTTTCGATAGGCGAGAGAGCGACCGGCTCGAGTTTCGAAGGCGAGGCTCTCGCCGCGCTTCGAGATCCGTGCGCCGTCGATGCCGAGCGCGACCACGAGTTCGCCCTCCCCCTGCGGAGCCTGCGCCAGCGTGAAGCCCTGCTCGAGCCCGCTCTCGCGGTTCTCGTACCACTCGACGAG
This genomic interval carries:
- a CDS encoding glutathione S-transferase family protein; amino-acid sequence: MLKVIGALLSPWVRRVVVTLEEKGIAYEHDGFFPTGELPEDFKRKSPLGLVPVLETDEGPIADSEAIVQYLEARFPEVPLLPKEPYALARTTWFSAFAAAVFRHEGTLFYQLALRGHLMKQEPDMVAVEVARKAVPPLLRYLDGELSGKTYLVGDTFSLGDLTVASVLLNYLHTGERIDASEYPALRAFLDRVFARPTFARRIEADLSMLSGLSTASVPD
- a CDS encoding SDR family NAD(P)-dependent oxidoreductase; translation: MESAIVAGVGALEGVGAAASRRFAREGLHVFVAGRTLTKLEAVAKQIEADGGVATPVVTDCTLPADVTGLFDRVEADASAPPKLVVYNAGNNFPKDLLEMTPDEFEASWRVCGFGAFLAGQEAARRMPANDGGTLIFTGATASMRSRPPFIAFASAKAAERAVAHGLARQFGAQGLHVAHLIIDGVILGDQVKSRFPGAVEHLGEDGMLSTDAIADAMWMLHGQDRTTWTLELDLRPYKETF
- a CDS encoding integrin alpha; this translates as MGANLSDTTAINAGSAFVFYGDSSVFVDDSTQLDSDQASSSFGFSVASAGDVNGDGFADVIVGAQSYDAGPGNDNEGRAFLFHGSSPKIPNGSVGAADTTFSSGQATSSFGASVAAAGDVNGDGFPDVVIGSPRYDNGETDEGVAFVYLGSATGIASGDVSTAAAWIESDQAGAELGWAVASAGDVNHDGFADLVVGAPEYDAGQTDEGAAFVVLSGPEFGRPALPRQYQAGGGDEIPPWGLSNLNGFDVTLPATHPAGRGLVKLEVEWCPPGAPFGNVVCGSQVSTNWTDVTATATGVTLTETLLGLSADTLYRWRARVLHAPFSGDAPGITQKANPPHGPWRRPQAQAREADLRVLPEPGAVSLLAAGAGWLGILHRWRRRSGSEPQPGAGNM
- a CDS encoding helix-turn-helix domain-containing protein, with translation MKWSEVGTQVCSLARSLSVVGDPWTLLFLREAFTGTTRFEDFLSGTGASRAIATERLGDLVAHGVLERREYLEAPRRYEYLLTPMGRDLLPVILTLVQWGDAWLSDGDPAPARLTHATCGASDGYELRCKSCDEPVGTDVRVDYRPGAWATGRKTTKKRLRPRERDAR